A single region of the Acidithiobacillus acidisediminis genome encodes:
- a CDS encoding TolC family protein, translated as MKYWRIAGSAILLSAFGCSMASASTLWQFWQAVQDHDPQLRFYRDRLQGASQAQPLALAALLPQVQADAALQWATNDETEREYSTGPLARIQAPYRSKSWQVQISQAVFNWAALQDYRASGDQVAAAAAQYQQSFQDLESAAIQAYVHWLVAAANLHNTRMAQRGFTHSAFTAKALYQSGKTGILGAEETQVALLSNQAGLAQSSAVLHAADATLQQFTGIVPSLHVPRLPQRLALPIHSLAYWLRLARIHSPILAAATADLHARQKQTSAAWGGFLPQLSLVLLHQWQSENGPLYYEIGNQSGSYSNPYRSNSNSVGLQLTWSIFSGGSQQAQLSQAQYRQEQAFASLQAERRSVEQSLRATFASYQSARHRAQLYRHALRVADRASKAADDGVRAGLVSENNAIIDRQNALQVRNELNQANADLLDSYATLSAAAGVLSPTVLHHVSRLLTTSTPSLPRTE; from the coding sequence ATGAAGTATTGGCGAATTGCGGGGAGTGCCATTCTCCTGTCTGCGTTCGGGTGTAGCATGGCCTCCGCCAGTACGTTATGGCAATTCTGGCAAGCTGTACAGGACCACGATCCTCAGCTTCGCTTCTATCGGGATCGTTTGCAGGGTGCGTCCCAGGCACAGCCCTTGGCCCTCGCCGCGCTCTTACCACAGGTACAGGCCGATGCTGCCCTGCAATGGGCGACCAACGACGAGACCGAGCGAGAATACAGCACGGGGCCGCTGGCCCGCATTCAGGCACCGTATCGCAGCAAGAGTTGGCAGGTACAGATCAGTCAGGCGGTGTTCAACTGGGCGGCCTTGCAGGACTATCGGGCGAGTGGTGATCAGGTGGCGGCGGCAGCAGCGCAGTATCAGCAGTCGTTTCAAGATCTGGAGAGCGCTGCCATTCAGGCCTATGTCCACTGGTTGGTAGCGGCTGCCAATCTGCACAATACCCGAATGGCGCAGCGTGGCTTCACACACTCGGCGTTTACCGCCAAGGCGCTCTATCAGTCAGGAAAAACCGGTATTTTGGGTGCCGAGGAAACCCAGGTCGCGCTACTCAGCAATCAGGCGGGCTTGGCGCAAAGCTCGGCAGTGCTCCATGCTGCCGATGCAACCCTGCAACAGTTCACGGGCATCGTGCCCAGCCTGCACGTGCCACGTTTACCGCAGCGCTTGGCATTACCCATCCACTCTCTGGCCTACTGGTTACGTTTGGCGCGGATACACAGCCCGATCCTGGCGGCTGCAACAGCAGATCTGCACGCCCGTCAAAAGCAGACATCCGCCGCTTGGGGCGGATTTTTGCCTCAACTCTCCCTGGTGCTCCTGCATCAATGGCAATCCGAGAATGGTCCACTGTACTACGAGATCGGTAATCAGAGCGGCAGCTACTCCAATCCCTACCGCAGTAACAGTAACAGCGTAGGCTTACAGTTGACTTGGTCCATTTTCTCTGGTGGGAGCCAGCAAGCACAGCTTTCGCAGGCACAATATCGGCAGGAACAGGCCTTTGCCAGCCTGCAGGCAGAGCGGCGGTCTGTAGAGCAATCTCTGCGCGCCACCTTCGCCAGCTACCAGTCGGCCCGCCATCGTGCGCAGCTGTACCGCCATGCCTTGCGTGTGGCTGACCGGGCCAGTAAGGCAGCAGATGATGGCGTTCGCGCCGGTCTGGTGTCGGAAAACAATGCCATCATCGATCGACAGAATGCCCTGCAGGTGCGCAACGAGCTTAACCAGGCGAATGCTGATCTGCTGGATAGCTACGCAACCCTCTCAGCGGCCGCAGGCGTCCTATCTCCCACCGTTCTGCACCACGTATCGCGCTTATTGACTACCTCAACACCGTCTCTACCACGCACTGAATAA
- a CDS encoding ABC transporter ATP-binding protein, whose amino-acid sequence MITPTPQTQDTGPLLELCKVSKVYYSDTVQTHALVELNLQVNRGDYVALMGPSGSGKSTLMAILGLLDTPTEGDYRMDGQTSLGLNEDQRASMRNQYIGFVFQSFNLIGDLTVAENVALPLRYRGGISKQEQHERVMTLLARVGMEHRAQHFPAQLSGGQAQRVAVARAFIGSPSIILADEPTGNLDTHAGEQVMALMEEARRENGTTLFLATHDPAHAERAQRVLHLLDGRFEDR is encoded by the coding sequence ATGATAACTCCGACACCGCAAACCCAGGACACGGGCCCTCTGCTGGAATTGTGCAAGGTCAGTAAGGTGTATTACAGCGATACCGTCCAGACGCACGCCCTGGTTGAACTCAACCTACAGGTGAATCGTGGGGATTACGTGGCGCTCATGGGGCCCTCTGGCTCGGGCAAATCCACTTTGATGGCTATCCTCGGATTGCTGGACACCCCGACCGAGGGGGACTACCGCATGGATGGTCAGACCAGTTTGGGCTTGAACGAAGATCAGCGGGCGTCCATGCGCAACCAATATATCGGCTTCGTCTTTCAGTCCTTCAACTTGATTGGCGACCTGACCGTCGCAGAAAACGTTGCGCTGCCATTACGGTATCGGGGGGGTATCTCCAAGCAGGAACAACACGAACGGGTCATGACCCTATTGGCGCGCGTGGGCATGGAACACCGCGCCCAACATTTCCCGGCTCAGCTGTCCGGCGGTCAGGCCCAGCGGGTAGCGGTTGCCCGTGCCTTTATCGGGAGTCCATCCATCATTCTGGCAGATGAGCCAACGGGCAACCTCGATACGCACGCAGGGGAACAGGTCATGGCGTTGATGGAAGAGGCGCGCCGCGAGAATGGCACGACCCTGTTCCTGGCCACCCACGATCCGGCCCATGCCGAGCGGGCGCAGCGGGTGTTGCACCTCCTGGATGGGCGCTTTGAAGATCGATAG
- a CDS encoding MotA/TolQ/ExbB proton channel family protein, translating to MTFAYIVHLANYSDGVLYLLMALLAIELAVIFDRFWFLRNAMAKGRKILWLVSNRGKLRRPDLEELADMAKGLPEESLVGVALRHFNLVHHYGSARGEAFANRLDEAIFLTTPSLDKRLWVLDTIVTLAPLLGLFGTILGMFHAFSILATPDHAPSSVTGGVADALIATASGLAIAMIGLISFNAFNNAIDKTIFQLESLKVVLMNRLDGAPVVLEESAPSSANAHPIAETAAHA from the coding sequence ATGACATTTGCGTACATTGTTCATTTAGCAAACTACTCGGACGGAGTTTTGTATCTTCTGATGGCCCTGCTCGCCATTGAGCTTGCGGTGATCTTTGATCGCTTCTGGTTTTTGCGCAACGCAATGGCGAAGGGAAGAAAGATCTTATGGTTGGTCTCGAACCGGGGTAAGCTGCGGCGGCCCGATCTGGAAGAGCTTGCCGATATGGCAAAGGGTTTACCGGAAGAGTCCTTGGTTGGCGTAGCACTGCGTCACTTCAATCTGGTTCATCATTATGGCAGCGCGCGCGGTGAGGCCTTTGCCAATCGTTTGGACGAAGCCATCTTCCTGACCACCCCCAGTCTGGATAAGCGCCTGTGGGTACTGGATACGATTGTTACCTTGGCACCGCTGCTGGGACTCTTTGGCACGATTCTGGGAATGTTTCATGCTTTCAGTATCTTGGCTACACCGGATCACGCGCCAAGCTCTGTTACCGGGGGTGTGGCGGATGCATTGATTGCGACAGCATCAGGGCTTGCCATCGCCATGATTGGATTGATCAGCTTCAATGCCTTCAACAACGCTATCGATAAGACGATCTTTCAGTTGGAGTCGCTCAAAGTCGTGTTGATGAACCGTCTGGATGGTGCCCCGGTCGTGTTGGAAGAGTCAGCGCCCAGTTCAGCGAATGCGCACCCCATCGCAGAAACGGCTGCGCACGCGTAA
- a CDS encoding FtsX-like permease family protein, whose amino-acid sequence MTHSLSSELQIFFRRLWQQRLYFVVSALFLGLATGVAGVGFQVLYAFQLQPLPYVDPSRLVLIREEAPAMGLGTSLQSSAKLRQDLDREADSGIQSTALISDQSQTTTARINGVVVALDYKGVSPQVFPLLFSRPVLGVWPELSSGKADGPHQAVISYAFWKRAFGGNPNAVNSELQVAGQSYRITAVLPKGTQIVPGSSAEVFIPLVVPTIQENNINEFLYARLSPGASLHELNVRLAALTARLQALIPPQFRSFFNGLRIDAMPLRSAFLQEMEMSRLPWLYLGVGLFLWVIAVFNISNYALLRHHAILRSLGIRQILGASRLGIFAQLLLEQIPIFLLGLFIAVPIAGLGSRWLSESVFSTKGDGYHLFPLHFNIGVLVFVLALLLMGVMIALVLPLFRSRPASLREAIAGDERTASLSKGMQRLLQVASGVQVALAIAVLGVALSLTTSALILGYRPLGFDPEGVFYATLYFPPGHANDASLRTVQGALRSVPYVHGAAFASTLPWQGDIMDGNFSSRQRTGMAIFEPTTGELFSLLHIPLEGGQALPPLSAPIQGNPIWIGSDACKRYYPDQDCVGKILHLGPQSSPKTNPISGVYAPISWSLHSVMRHRVGMMYIPLNTPVGQRHFLSTLGNVQLVMRLSPESSAARTEVRNAIHLALPGAVLANIHSYAELIHKRRADFLAFDAVLVVFALLATFISLFGVYVVQGAVQSARGSEYRVRRLLGAQIHHFRRRALAEQARILLPGVILGIAVAAALARAMSTQFPHALLYLAPALIVVLPLVLLVYWLSTWWPIRKVLRNG is encoded by the coding sequence ATGACCCACTCTCTCTCGAGCGAGCTGCAGATCTTCTTCCGAAGGTTGTGGCAGCAGCGTCTCTACTTTGTCGTGTCGGCCCTCTTTTTGGGCTTGGCAACGGGGGTGGCGGGTGTCGGTTTTCAGGTCTTGTATGCCTTTCAATTGCAACCCCTGCCCTATGTCGATCCATCCCGTTTGGTCTTAATTCGCGAAGAAGCGCCAGCCATGGGCTTGGGCACTAGCCTCCAATCCAGTGCCAAGTTGCGTCAGGACTTGGATCGTGAAGCCGATAGCGGTATTCAAAGTACTGCGCTGATCTCCGACCAGAGCCAAACCACCACAGCCCGCATCAACGGGGTGGTGGTTGCCTTGGACTACAAAGGTGTATCGCCGCAAGTCTTTCCATTGCTATTCAGCCGTCCAGTTCTTGGGGTTTGGCCAGAGCTTTCCAGTGGCAAAGCCGATGGCCCGCATCAAGCAGTGATCAGCTATGCCTTCTGGAAGCGGGCCTTTGGTGGCAATCCGAATGCGGTGAACAGCGAGCTACAGGTAGCCGGTCAAAGCTATCGGATCACGGCAGTATTGCCCAAAGGGACGCAGATCGTTCCGGGCTCTTCCGCAGAGGTATTTATTCCGTTGGTCGTGCCAACAATTCAGGAAAACAATATCAATGAGTTTCTGTATGCCCGGCTGTCACCCGGAGCATCTCTCCACGAATTGAATGTCCGTTTGGCAGCGCTTACCGCACGCCTGCAAGCATTGATTCCGCCGCAGTTTCGTAGCTTTTTTAATGGCCTTCGGATTGACGCCATGCCACTGCGGAGCGCCTTCTTGCAGGAAATGGAGATGAGCCGCCTGCCCTGGTTGTATCTCGGCGTGGGGCTGTTTCTGTGGGTCATCGCCGTCTTCAACATTAGTAACTATGCCCTCTTGCGGCACCACGCTATCCTCCGCTCTCTGGGCATCCGCCAGATCTTGGGCGCGTCGCGCCTGGGGATCTTTGCCCAACTGCTGTTAGAGCAGATCCCTATTTTTTTGCTAGGCCTGTTCATCGCCGTGCCGATCGCCGGCTTGGGAAGCCGGTGGCTGTCGGAGAGCGTGTTCTCCACCAAGGGGGACGGCTACCACTTGTTTCCTTTGCATTTCAATATTGGGGTGTTGGTTTTCGTGTTGGCCTTGCTCTTGATGGGGGTCATGATCGCTCTCGTCCTGCCATTGTTCCGGAGCCGCCCCGCTTCGCTGCGCGAGGCAATTGCTGGAGATGAGCGAACTGCCAGTCTGAGCAAGGGGATGCAGCGTTTGCTTCAGGTAGCCAGCGGTGTGCAGGTGGCCTTGGCCATTGCGGTATTAGGGGTTGCGCTGAGCCTGACCACCAGCGCCCTGATCTTAGGATATCGTCCATTGGGGTTTGACCCCGAGGGCGTGTTCTATGCCACCTTGTATTTCCCGCCGGGCCATGCCAACGATGCCAGCCTGCGCACGGTTCAGGGGGCGTTGCGGTCGGTTCCTTATGTGCATGGTGCGGCCTTTGCGTCGACTCTTCCGTGGCAAGGCGACATTATGGACGGCAATTTTTCCAGCCGGCAGCGGACGGGTATGGCGATTTTTGAGCCTACCACAGGCGAATTGTTCTCTTTACTGCATATTCCACTAGAAGGAGGGCAAGCCCTTCCTCCGCTCTCTGCCCCAATACAAGGGAACCCCATATGGATCGGTTCAGACGCCTGCAAAAGGTACTATCCCGATCAGGATTGTGTTGGAAAGATCCTACATTTAGGTCCGCAGTCTAGTCCGAAGACGAACCCTATCTCGGGCGTCTACGCGCCCATCTCTTGGAGCTTGCACAGCGTGATGCGACACAGGGTTGGTATGATGTACATACCTCTGAACACACCCGTCGGACAACGTCATTTCTTGTCTACCTTAGGAAACGTGCAACTTGTCATGCGCCTGTCTCCTGAGTCGAGTGCCGCACGAACCGAAGTGCGTAACGCCATTCACCTTGCACTGCCAGGCGCAGTCCTGGCAAACATTCACTCTTATGCCGAGCTGATCCATAAACGCCGCGCCGACTTTCTTGCCTTCGATGCCGTGCTGGTGGTGTTCGCGCTGCTGGCCACCTTCATCAGCCTCTTCGGGGTCTATGTGGTACAAGGCGCTGTGCAGTCGGCGCGCGGCTCTGAATACCGAGTTCGCCGGCTTCTCGGGGCCCAGATCCATCACTTCCGTCGCCGCGCCCTTGCGGAACAGGCTCGGATCCTCCTCCCCGGCGTGATCTTGGGGATCGCTGTTGCCGCCGCCTTGGCGCGGGCGATGAGCACCCAATTTCCGCACGCACTGCTCTATTTGGCCCCAGCACTGATTGTGGTGCTTCCTCTGGTGCTGCTGGTGTACTGGCTCAGTACTTGGTGGCCTATCCGCAAGGTACTGCGCAATGGCTGA
- a CDS encoding ABC transporter permease, whose amino-acid sequence MFREYPLWIPIVLLPSLLFLLYGVLAKHTGTPSNYEVFRSFAAMITVESMASGIFSIGVGISADRQGGVLRLKRLYPLPPGTYMVYKILSRMLLFYMSIFLLSLLLLASGWTPSFSDWVEAVIYAVLGVAPFSALGLTIGLFSGSVSAASGIANIVLMFLGFVSGVFISLHSLPGFLQRMSIIWPCHQVYILCYTAISGNQNRNAIILHLSILSLETIALFLIVGYKWRRLPL is encoded by the coding sequence ATGTTTCGAGAATATCCACTATGGATTCCCATCGTTCTGCTCCCCTCCTTACTTTTTTTGCTGTATGGAGTGCTCGCAAAACATACCGGAACTCCCAGTAATTATGAAGTATTTCGAAGCTTTGCCGCCATGATTACAGTGGAGAGCATGGCATCTGGGATATTCTCTATTGGTGTTGGAATATCTGCTGATCGGCAAGGGGGTGTGTTGCGATTGAAGCGATTATACCCGCTACCGCCAGGTACTTATATGGTATATAAAATTCTCTCACGTATGTTGTTATTCTACATGTCCATTTTCCTTCTTAGTCTTCTGTTATTGGCTTCCGGGTGGACTCCGTCATTTTCCGATTGGGTAGAGGCTGTTATATATGCTGTGCTCGGTGTAGCTCCATTTAGTGCCCTAGGTTTAACCATCGGACTCTTTTCTGGTAGCGTCAGTGCCGCTTCTGGGATTGCTAACATTGTCCTGATGTTTTTAGGGTTTGTTTCTGGCGTTTTTATTTCGTTGCACTCTCTCCCGGGCTTCCTGCAGAGAATGAGCATTATTTGGCCTTGCCATCAGGTTTATATCCTTTGCTACACTGCTATAAGTGGAAATCAGAATCGAAACGCTATAATACTGCACCTGAGCATACTGTCCCTCGAGACTATCGCGCTCTTCTTGATAGTTGGGTATAAATGGCGGCGTTTGCCATTATAA
- a CDS encoding ABC transporter ATP-binding protein, with protein MYRYFESMIDIFRDHQHHEVPDHTTRAAVWKFYGNYLSQVRQSMVLLFIAGFVTALVDLSIPLFIGKITGFVAKAHAESLPQKDWWAILGMAFIIIVIRPFIHFFHDLVTNQAIAANFTNLIRWQNHRGLIRQGWSFFQNDFAGRIANRVMQTGPSLRESTVATLTAVWYLLTYGVSSVWILARQSWMLSVPVVLWFLLYGLLMWYFIPRLTQRSNRLSKARSGLTGAIVDSYTNIHTVKLFAKSEDEDRFVRDALTGHTSAFRASLRMITTWMASLTMLNALLLSGTTGVGLLLWHEGIIGVAILTTAVPLVWQIANMSGWVASNLSTIFENIGTVQDGMRSVDRPRVMGDQPDARPFVFQAGRVEFDQVSFSYHGDPETDAITKHIDDVALCIEPGERVAIVGPSGSGKSTMVSLLLRFFDVDRGRILLDGQDIRQLEQESFRQYIGVVSQDTSLLHRSILDNVRYGRQDASREEVEEALRRARADVFVQSLVDANGRTGLDAHVGERGIKLSGGQRQRIAIARVFLKNAPILILDEATSALDSVTEREIQHELDDLMAGRTVISIAHRISTIAHFDRIVVMENGRIVETGNHQQLLQLQGHYAELWMRQSQPLAFD; from the coding sequence ATGTATCGCTACTTTGAAAGTATGATCGATATCTTTCGTGATCATCAGCATCACGAAGTGCCAGATCATACCACCCGTGCCGCCGTCTGGAAGTTTTACGGGAATTATCTGTCGCAGGTCCGTCAATCGATGGTCTTGTTGTTCATCGCCGGCTTTGTGACGGCGCTGGTGGATCTGAGCATTCCCCTGTTCATTGGCAAGATCACCGGTTTTGTGGCCAAGGCCCATGCAGAAAGCCTACCGCAGAAGGATTGGTGGGCCATTCTGGGGATGGCATTCATCATTATCGTCATCAGGCCATTTATCCATTTTTTTCACGACTTGGTGACGAATCAGGCGATTGCCGCCAACTTTACGAATTTGATCCGTTGGCAGAACCATCGTGGACTCATTCGCCAGGGTTGGAGCTTTTTTCAGAATGATTTTGCTGGTCGGATCGCCAATCGGGTGATGCAGACGGGTCCTTCCTTGCGGGAAAGTACCGTCGCCACCCTGACCGCGGTCTGGTACTTGCTCACGTACGGGGTCAGCTCCGTGTGGATCCTTGCCCGCCAAAGCTGGATGCTCTCGGTGCCGGTCGTGCTCTGGTTTTTGTTGTACGGCCTTCTGATGTGGTATTTCATTCCGCGTTTGACCCAGAGATCCAACCGGCTTTCCAAGGCTCGATCGGGGCTGACGGGGGCGATCGTGGACAGCTACACCAACATCCACACGGTGAAACTCTTCGCGAAATCCGAAGATGAGGACCGCTTCGTGCGTGATGCGCTGACCGGCCACACGTCGGCCTTCCGTGCGTCGCTACGTATGATTACCACCTGGATGGCGTCATTGACGATGTTAAACGCTCTGCTGCTGAGTGGCACCACGGGCGTCGGCTTGCTCTTGTGGCACGAGGGGATCATCGGTGTGGCCATCCTGACCACGGCTGTTCCTCTCGTTTGGCAGATTGCCAATATGTCAGGCTGGGTGGCCAGCAACCTGTCCACCATTTTCGAAAACATCGGTACCGTTCAGGACGGTATGCGATCCGTGGATCGTCCTCGGGTCATGGGGGACCAGCCTGATGCCCGTCCCTTTGTTTTCCAGGCCGGTCGTGTCGAATTTGATCAAGTCTCCTTTAGCTACCACGGCGATCCAGAGACCGACGCAATAACCAAGCATATCGATGACGTCGCGTTGTGCATCGAGCCAGGGGAGCGGGTAGCCATTGTCGGGCCGTCTGGCTCGGGCAAATCGACCATGGTCAGCTTGTTGCTGCGATTTTTTGATGTAGATCGGGGACGGATATTGCTCGACGGACAGGATATTCGTCAGTTGGAGCAAGAGAGTTTTCGTCAGTACATCGGCGTGGTGTCTCAGGATACCTCCCTCTTGCACCGATCCATCCTTGATAATGTGCGCTACGGTCGCCAAGACGCAAGTCGGGAAGAAGTCGAAGAGGCCTTGCGGCGGGCGCGCGCCGATGTCTTCGTACAATCGCTGGTCGATGCCAATGGCCGGACGGGTTTGGATGCCCATGTGGGAGAGCGCGGAATCAAGTTATCGGGCGGTCAGCGGCAACGCATCGCCATCGCGCGGGTATTTTTGAAGAATGCGCCCATCCTGATTTTGGATGAAGCAACTTCGGCCCTGGATTCCGTCACCGAGCGGGAAATTCAGCACGAATTGGATGATCTGATGGCGGGCCGCACGGTGATATCCATTGCCCATCGGATTTCGACCATCGCCCATTTTGATCGCATTGTGGTGATGGAAAATGGGCGGATCGTTGAAACGGGAAATCATCAGCAGCTGTTACAGTTGCAAGGCCATTATGCGGAACTGTGGATGCGACAAAGCCAGCCTTTAGCGTTTGACTAA
- a CDS encoding ExbD/TolR family protein, which produces MLPTRRPRKKGRVEIIPMIDVMLFLLVFFIMITLQMITDKGLKLQLPSSSQAKELPHPHFVLNILKDGAVEVKGKKMDLSGLTGFLSADGDVAHTQVTIAADKLVPFKDFVHVMDACQKAGVTAIGIATKET; this is translated from the coding sequence ATGCTTCCGACCCGTCGACCCCGCAAGAAAGGCCGGGTAGAAATTATCCCGATGATCGACGTCATGCTGTTTTTGCTGGTGTTCTTCATCATGATCACGCTCCAGATGATCACCGATAAGGGGCTCAAATTACAGCTTCCCAGCTCCAGCCAGGCGAAGGAGCTGCCGCATCCCCACTTTGTACTGAATATCCTCAAAGATGGGGCGGTAGAGGTAAAGGGTAAGAAAATGGATTTGTCGGGATTGACTGGTTTCCTATCCGCGGATGGAGACGTGGCCCATACCCAGGTCACCATTGCCGCTGACAAATTGGTGCCCTTCAAAGACTTTGTGCATGTGATGGATGCCTGTCAGAAGGCGGGCGTAACGGCCATCGGCATCGCCACGAAAGAAACGTGA
- a CDS encoding tyrosine-type recombinase/integrase: MDKIWQDVLEEVGIKGRLRYHDLRHEATSTLVEMGLSDAKVRQITGHKSAQMLYRYAHLRSEDLVAELDAAKLMQLNIRCALFSVWRCCNGSRHSSE, from the coding sequence ATCGACAAGATCTGGCAGGACGTGCTGGAAGAAGTGGGTATCAAGGGCCGCTTGCGCTACCATGATTTGCGCCACGAGGCCACCAGCACCCTGGTGGAGATGGGACTCTCCGATGCCAAGGTCCGTCAGATTACTGGGCATAAGAGTGCGCAGATGCTCTATCGCTACGCGCATTTGCGCAGTGAAGATCTGGTCGCCGAGCTGGATGCCGCAAAGCTCATGCAGTTGAATATACGTTGTGCGTTATTTTCAGTATGGAGGTGTTGTAATGGTTCACGTCACTCTTCAGAATGA
- a CDS encoding energy transducer TonB family protein: protein MASAVVNTILPPDPEQGSHRFATALIAGVIVEMALIGALVWYGETHPAHPVPPPKKHVMAVQMVTLPPPPKVVPKPVVKPTPPKPMPPKPVIHHTPPPPPAPHPKMVVPPKPVPTPPAPPVKMAPPPKPVLPPKPATPPAPPPPPPLSAAERVDLMGQYVAELRPLIQNQLHVPAELRAMGLSGTATVEFEVSPSGQVLWAKVIKPSPLGAVNRAAVAAVKSGNFPAFLKKMPKQNTVFEIPIEVGADSGS from the coding sequence ATGGCTAGTGCAGTCGTGAACACCATTCTGCCGCCGGATCCCGAGCAAGGGAGTCATCGTTTTGCTACCGCCCTGATTGCTGGGGTTATCGTCGAGATGGCTTTGATTGGTGCCTTGGTCTGGTATGGAGAGACCCATCCCGCGCATCCTGTTCCGCCGCCTAAGAAACACGTCATGGCGGTACAAATGGTGACGCTTCCCCCGCCTCCGAAGGTGGTTCCGAAGCCGGTCGTCAAACCGACCCCACCGAAACCGATGCCTCCCAAGCCGGTTATCCATCATACACCTCCGCCCCCACCGGCCCCGCACCCCAAGATGGTGGTACCCCCGAAGCCGGTACCGACCCCGCCGGCGCCACCGGTGAAGATGGCTCCACCGCCTAAACCGGTACTGCCGCCCAAGCCGGCAACTCCTCCGGCGCCACCACCGCCACCGCCGTTATCGGCGGCAGAGCGGGTGGACCTGATGGGGCAGTATGTAGCGGAACTGCGTCCGCTCATTCAGAACCAGCTGCATGTCCCTGCCGAATTGCGCGCCATGGGACTCTCTGGGACAGCGACGGTGGAGTTTGAGGTATCACCCAGCGGTCAGGTGTTGTGGGCCAAGGTGATCAAGCCGAGCCCGTTGGGTGCGGTGAACCGGGCTGCCGTGGCAGCGGTCAAGAGCGGAAACTTCCCGGCGTTTCTGAAAAAGATGCCAAAACAGAATACGGTATTCGAGATCCCTATCGAGGTCGGTGCAGACTCGGGGTCGTAA
- a CDS encoding efflux RND transporter periplasmic adaptor subunit has translation MPDIAIPQKEIQRRKNRRWLLILLFFVLAILSFALLWWFIPNGPSVSRNNLLLGTVQQGKFVVRIRAPGDLKARDERWITSRVGGTIESLLVHPGSEVHPQSPLLRLQDPTLHTRLIQAQSALAQARASAIANASQLEDQLYSLKSTLASARSAATSAKMELEADSSLMKEHVISRLRYETDQLHATDTTRQVRVLQERVAVFQQNIAAQAQGQQAVIASQQASLAAVMADMKALRPTAPMTGIVQDVSVHAGQQIAPGTAIARIANQQSLEAMLAVSPGDAEEISRQLPVQILVPGANAQVIAGRVSRVSPNVVHGSVPVTVELLGTLPKGVRPDLAVTGVIRARSIPHTLYVSRPVGVEPNSVTNVYVLSAQGDRALRREIRVGAASSSSIQVLSGLRPGEQIVLSNTEGWGKSMRVRT, from the coding sequence ATGCCTGATATTGCAATACCACAAAAGGAGATTCAGCGCCGAAAAAATCGGCGCTGGCTCTTGATTCTGCTGTTCTTCGTGCTGGCTATTCTCAGCTTTGCATTGCTCTGGTGGTTCATTCCCAACGGTCCGTCCGTCTCTCGCAACAATCTCCTGCTGGGCACGGTCCAACAAGGTAAGTTCGTGGTCCGAATTCGCGCGCCGGGCGATCTGAAAGCGCGGGATGAGCGTTGGATCACCAGCCGGGTCGGGGGCACCATCGAAAGCCTCCTTGTACACCCGGGCAGTGAGGTTCATCCCCAGTCCCCCCTGCTGCGCCTGCAAGACCCGACTTTGCACACCCGGCTCATTCAGGCGCAGTCGGCACTGGCGCAAGCTCGGGCCAGCGCGATAGCCAATGCATCGCAACTGGAAGATCAGCTCTACTCCCTGAAAAGTACATTGGCCTCCGCCCGTTCGGCGGCAACCAGCGCCAAGATGGAACTCGAGGCAGATTCGAGCCTCATGAAGGAACACGTCATCTCCCGCCTGCGCTACGAAACGGATCAGCTCCATGCCACCGATACTACTCGGCAGGTACGGGTGCTTCAGGAACGGGTTGCGGTCTTTCAGCAGAATATTGCCGCACAGGCTCAAGGGCAACAGGCCGTCATTGCTTCCCAACAGGCAAGCCTCGCGGCAGTAATGGCCGATATGAAAGCACTGCGCCCCACTGCACCGATGACAGGCATCGTGCAGGACGTGTCCGTACATGCCGGACAACAGATCGCACCGGGAACGGCCATAGCGCGAATTGCCAACCAGCAGAGCCTCGAAGCGATGTTGGCCGTATCGCCAGGCGATGCAGAGGAAATCTCCCGCCAGCTACCCGTGCAGATCCTGGTTCCTGGCGCCAATGCCCAGGTGATCGCCGGACGGGTGTCCCGGGTCTCGCCCAACGTGGTGCATGGATCTGTGCCGGTTACCGTGGAATTGTTGGGTACACTCCCCAAAGGAGTCCGGCCCGACTTGGCGGTTACCGGAGTCATCCGTGCCCGCAGCATTCCCCATACCCTCTATGTCTCTCGTCCGGTGGGGGTGGAGCCCAACAGCGTGACCAATGTCTATGTGCTTTCCGCCCAGGGTGACCGCGCGTTACGGCGTGAAATTCGTGTTGGAGCGGCCTCGTCATCCAGCATTCAGGTACTGTCAGGCCTTCGCCCAGGAGAGCAGATCGTGCTCTCTAACACGGAGGGTTGGGGTAAATCTATGCGGGTGCGCACATGA